One genomic region from Skermania piniformis encodes:
- the lysX gene encoding bifunctional lysylphosphatidylglycerol synthetase/lysine--tRNA ligase LysX, which translates to MVLSSPTTITAHADGSIMVATGTAHKQREQPIARPRRWLAEVPHIAGLVVGIFATLCFVWSISPLLRVLSRPVREYLDAYYVDAPDTSLAWALVLGLLAAALASRKRIAWWLLTGYLVGITALNVKDVLGRHDLNAAAAAVVHLAVLAVLLAAHRQFYTRVRPGALWRALGVLLAGLALGTLLGWGLLELFPGTLPQAQRPFWALNRVTARVFADNHQFDGHAPIFVNALLGLFGAIALLVAVITLFRSQRAANALTGNDESALRGLLQRYGGDDSLGYFATRRDKAVVFAPSGKAAVTYRVEVGVCLASGDPIGEREAWPHAIAAWLELADRYGWAPAVMGAGELGATAYRRAGLSVLQLGDEAILYPDSFRLTGPEMKPVRQAANRLARQGVTVRIRRHRDIDPDEMKQVIARADRWRDTETERGFSMALGRLGDPLDGDCLLVEALAPNNTAALAPNNTAALAPNNTEAPAAGEQQAVLGMLSLVPWGTNGVSLDLMRRDPRGPNGVMELMISDLARTADRHGITKISLNFAVFRSAFEEGGRIGAGPILRLWRGVLLFFSRWWQLEALYRSNVKYRPDWVPRYLCFPDNRELPRVGIAGALAEGFLPHLGGEQTTRHTGTHDAAPATLTGLHADGSAPGSAESTALPTPAARPARVHRPEQVRVRMAKLDRLAASGVDPYPTAQPPTHTVAAARACPLGTPIRIAGRLLRIRDYGGVTFAVVRDWSGDLQLLIDRARVGAESAATFTADFDLGDLIEVSGVLGHSRSGELSLLADAWRMTGKCLHPLPEKWKGLQDPEARVRQRYVDLAINPEIREILVKRSAVTRSLRTTLTGWGYLEVETPILQRVHGGANAKPFTTHINAYDLDLYLRIAPELYLKRLCVGGVEKVFELGRTFRNEGVDQSHNPEFTILEAYEAHADYLRMLTCCRELIQAAAVAANGRCIALRPGPDGGLIPVDISGEWPVRTMHAAISAALGTEVTPDTPLAELRRLCDDAAITYQSTWDAGHVALEMYEHLVEAHTEEPTFYTDFPVSVSPLTRSHRSVPGVTERWDLVAWGTELATAYSELTDPIEQRRRLTAQSLLAAGGDAEAMELDEEFLTALEHAMPPTGGLGMGVDRIVMLLTGRGIRETLPFPLVR; encoded by the coding sequence ATGGTCCTATCCTCACCTACGACAATCACGGCGCACGCGGACGGGTCGATCATGGTAGCGACGGGGACAGCCCACAAGCAGCGAGAACAACCTATCGCTCGTCCTCGCCGGTGGCTCGCCGAGGTCCCGCATATCGCCGGTCTGGTGGTCGGGATATTCGCCACGCTCTGCTTCGTGTGGAGCATTTCGCCGTTGCTCCGAGTTCTGAGCCGACCGGTCCGCGAGTACCTCGACGCCTACTACGTCGATGCCCCGGATACCAGCCTGGCCTGGGCTTTGGTGCTCGGACTGCTGGCCGCCGCCTTGGCCAGCCGAAAGCGGATCGCGTGGTGGCTGCTGACCGGCTATCTGGTCGGCATCACCGCACTGAACGTCAAGGACGTGCTCGGTAGGCACGACCTGAACGCCGCGGCGGCCGCCGTCGTGCACCTGGCGGTGCTGGCCGTGTTGCTCGCGGCGCACCGGCAGTTCTACACCCGGGTGCGACCCGGTGCGCTGTGGCGGGCGCTCGGCGTGCTGCTGGCCGGCCTGGCGCTCGGCACCCTGCTCGGCTGGGGACTGCTCGAGCTGTTCCCGGGCACGCTGCCGCAGGCACAGCGACCGTTCTGGGCCCTGAATCGGGTCACCGCTCGAGTCTTCGCGGACAACCATCAGTTCGACGGCCACGCGCCGATCTTCGTCAACGCCCTACTCGGCCTGTTCGGCGCGATCGCGCTGCTGGTCGCGGTAATCACCCTGTTCCGGTCACAGCGCGCGGCCAACGCGCTGACCGGGAACGACGAGTCGGCGCTACGGGGACTGTTGCAGCGTTACGGCGGCGACGACTCACTGGGCTATTTCGCGACCCGGCGGGACAAGGCGGTGGTCTTCGCGCCGAGCGGTAAGGCGGCGGTGACCTATCGGGTCGAGGTGGGGGTGTGCCTGGCCAGCGGCGACCCGATCGGCGAACGCGAGGCGTGGCCGCACGCCATCGCAGCCTGGCTCGAGCTCGCCGATCGGTACGGGTGGGCGCCGGCGGTGATGGGCGCTGGTGAACTGGGCGCGACCGCATACCGGCGCGCCGGGTTGTCGGTGCTGCAGCTCGGCGACGAGGCGATCTTGTATCCCGACTCGTTCCGGCTGACCGGGCCGGAGATGAAACCGGTCCGGCAAGCGGCCAACCGGCTGGCCCGGCAGGGCGTCACGGTGCGCATCCGACGACACCGCGACATCGACCCGGACGAGATGAAGCAGGTGATCGCCCGCGCCGATCGCTGGCGGGACACCGAGACCGAACGCGGATTCTCGATGGCGTTGGGCCGGCTGGGTGACCCGTTGGACGGCGACTGCCTGTTGGTCGAGGCGCTGGCGCCGAACAACACGGCGGCGCTGGCGCCGAACAACACCGCGGCGCTGGCGCCGAACAACACCGAGGCGCCGGCGGCGGGCGAGCAGCAGGCCGTGCTCGGCATGTTGTCGCTGGTGCCGTGGGGCACCAACGGGGTTTCGCTGGACCTGATGCGCCGGGACCCACGCGGCCCGAACGGCGTGATGGAGCTGATGATCTCCGACCTCGCCCGAACTGCCGATCGCCACGGGATCACCAAGATCTCGTTGAACTTCGCGGTGTTCCGGTCGGCGTTCGAGGAGGGCGGCCGGATCGGTGCCGGACCGATCCTGCGGCTCTGGCGCGGGGTGTTGCTGTTCTTCTCCCGCTGGTGGCAGCTCGAAGCGCTGTATCGATCCAACGTCAAGTATCGACCCGACTGGGTTCCGCGCTACCTGTGCTTCCCGGACAACCGCGAGCTACCCCGGGTCGGCATCGCGGGCGCGCTGGCCGAGGGATTTCTGCCGCATCTGGGGGGCGAACAGACCACCCGGCATACCGGCACACACGACGCGGCGCCGGCCACGTTGACCGGGCTGCACGCCGACGGGAGCGCCCCCGGATCGGCCGAGTCGACGGCGCTGCCGACCCCGGCGGCCCGGCCGGCCCGGGTCCACCGGCCGGAACAGGTGCGGGTCCGGATGGCCAAACTGGACCGGCTGGCCGCGTCCGGCGTCGATCCGTACCCGACGGCACAGCCACCGACGCACACCGTGGCAGCGGCTCGGGCCTGCCCGCTCGGGACCCCGATCCGGATAGCCGGCCGGCTGCTGCGGATTCGGGACTACGGCGGCGTCACCTTCGCGGTGGTGCGCGACTGGTCCGGCGATCTGCAGCTGCTGATCGACCGGGCCCGGGTCGGCGCCGAGTCCGCCGCCACGTTCACCGCGGATTTCGATCTGGGCGATCTGATCGAGGTATCCGGCGTCCTCGGCCACAGTCGTTCCGGAGAACTGTCGCTGCTGGCCGATGCCTGGCGGATGACCGGGAAGTGCCTGCACCCGTTGCCCGAAAAATGGAAGGGACTGCAAGATCCGGAGGCCCGGGTCCGACAACGCTACGTCGACCTGGCGATCAACCCGGAGATCCGGGAGATCCTGGTCAAGCGCAGCGCGGTCACCCGGTCGTTGCGCACCACGTTGACCGGGTGGGGGTATCTGGAAGTGGAAACGCCGATCCTGCAACGGGTGCACGGCGGCGCCAACGCCAAGCCGTTCACCACCCACATCAACGCCTACGACCTGGACCTCTATCTCCGGATCGCGCCCGAGCTGTACCTCAAGCGGCTGTGCGTCGGCGGGGTGGAGAAGGTGTTCGAGCTGGGGCGCACCTTTCGCAACGAAGGCGTAGACCAGTCGCACAACCCCGAGTTCACCATTCTGGAGGCGTACGAGGCGCACGCCGACTATCTGCGGATGCTGACCTGCTGCCGGGAACTGATCCAGGCGGCCGCGGTCGCGGCGAACGGCAGGTGTATCGCGCTGCGCCCCGGCCCGGACGGCGGCCTGATCCCGGTGGACATCTCCGGCGAGTGGCCGGTACGCACCATGCACGCCGCGATCTCGGCGGCGCTGGGCACCGAAGTCACCCCGGATACTCCGCTCGCCGAGCTGCGCCGGCTCTGCGACGACGCCGCGATCACCTACCAGAGCACCTGGGACGCCGGGCACGTCGCGCTGGAGATGTACGAGCATCTGGTCGAGGCGCATACCGAGGAACCCACCTTCTACACCGACTTTCCGGTGTCGGTGTCACCGCTGACCCGCAGCCACCGTTCGGTCCCCGGGGTGACCGAGCGGTGGGACCTGGTCGCGTGGGGCACCGAACTGGCCACCGCCTACAGCGAGCTGACCGACCCGATCGAGCAGCGTCGGCGGCTGACCGCACAGTCGTTGCTCGCCGCCGGCGGGGATGCCGAGGCGATGGAGCTCGACGAGGAGTTCCTGACCGCGTTGGAACACGCGATGCCGCCGACCGGTGGGCTCGGCATGGGCGTCGATCGGATCGTGATGCTGCTCACCGGTCGCGGAATTCGGGAGACCCTGCCGTTCCCGCTCGTCCGGTAG
- a CDS encoding RNA-binding S4 domain-containing protein has translation MAEPIDVPIDDKTIKLAQFLKLADLVASGSEAKTVIAAGLVRVNDEVELRRGRQLQGGDVVLLANHSVRVAAG, from the coding sequence ATGGCCGAACCCATCGATGTGCCGATCGACGACAAGACCATCAAACTTGCCCAGTTCCTCAAGCTCGCCGATCTGGTTGCCAGCGGATCGGAGGCGAAAACCGTGATCGCCGCGGGTCTGGTCCGGGTCAACGACGAGGTCGAACTCCGTCGCGGCCGACAGCTGCAGGGCGGCGACGTCGTCCTGCTGGCAAACCACTCGGTACGGGTCGCGGCCGGCTGA
- the rraA gene encoding ribonuclease E activity regulator RraA: protein MTESRAVDAPATADLADEIGPEIRSCDTQFRQFGGRAAFAGPITTIHCFQDNLLVKQTLSEPGNGGVLVVDGAASVHTALVGDLIAGRGVANGWSGIVVNGAVRDSAILATLDIGIKALGTNPRKSSQTGSGTKNVPVSFGGITFGPGEMLYSDADGIVVR, encoded by the coding sequence GTGACCGAATCCCGCGCCGTCGACGCCCCCGCAACCGCCGATCTGGCCGACGAGATCGGACCGGAGATCCGCAGCTGCGATACCCAGTTCCGCCAGTTCGGCGGGCGGGCCGCCTTCGCCGGACCGATCACCACGATCCACTGCTTCCAGGACAACCTGCTGGTCAAGCAGACGCTGAGCGAGCCCGGGAACGGTGGTGTGCTGGTCGTGGACGGGGCCGCGAGCGTGCATACCGCGCTGGTCGGTGACCTGATCGCCGGCCGCGGGGTGGCGAACGGCTGGTCCGGCATCGTGGTGAACGGCGCGGTGCGCGACTCGGCGATCCTGGCCACCCTGGATATCGGGATCAAGGCGCTCGGCACCAATCCGCGCAAGAGCAGCCAAACCGGTTCCGGGACCAAGAACGTCCCGGTCAGTTTCGGCGGCATCACCTTCGGCCCGGGCGAGATGCTGTACAGCGACGCGGACGGCATCGTCGTTCGCTGA
- a CDS encoding succinic semialdehyde dehydrogenase, with protein sequence MPAPTPAVFDRLRPLVAITDISARPTRVVEEVFTGRELTTIPIGDADDVAAAFERARVAQRAWAQRPVKERAAIFERYRELVLTHRDELMDMAQAETGKSRAAAQEEIVGLVLDARYYAKHAAGLLEPRQVPGLLPALTKVTVQYQPKGVVGVIAPWNYPMVLSIGDSIPALIAGNAVVLKPDSQTPYCSLANAELLYQAGLPRDVFAVVPGPGSVVGTAIVNNCDYLMFTGSTATGRKLAEQCGRRLIGFSAELGGKNAMIVTAGADLEKVAKAATRACFSNAGQLCISIERIYVERSVAAEFTAAFAAAVEAMTVGPAYDFSREMGSLISDDQVKTMTDHVDDAKLKGATVVAGGNPRPDLGPRFFEPTVLTGVSEEMVCCRDETFGPLVSIYPVADVDEAVARANDTEYGLNASVWAGSQAEGEQIAARLRTGTVNVDEGYAPAFGSTAAPMGGMGASGVGRRHGAEGLLKYTEPQTVATQRVLSLDAPFGIPESWWQNALTPLIDVTRFLPGR encoded by the coding sequence ATGCCCGCGCCCACCCCCGCCGTATTCGACCGCCTGCGCCCGCTCGTCGCCATCACCGACATCTCGGCCCGACCGACCCGGGTGGTGGAAGAAGTTTTCACCGGGCGGGAGCTCACGACCATCCCGATCGGTGACGCCGACGACGTCGCCGCCGCGTTCGAGCGGGCCCGTGTGGCCCAGCGCGCCTGGGCGCAGCGTCCGGTCAAGGAACGAGCGGCGATCTTCGAGCGGTACCGCGAGCTGGTGCTAACGCATCGTGACGAGCTGATGGATATGGCGCAGGCCGAGACCGGTAAGTCGCGCGCCGCGGCACAGGAGGAGATCGTCGGGCTGGTGCTCGACGCCCGGTACTACGCCAAGCACGCGGCCGGTTTGCTGGAGCCGCGGCAGGTGCCCGGCCTGTTACCGGCGTTGACCAAGGTCACCGTGCAGTATCAGCCCAAGGGCGTGGTCGGGGTGATCGCGCCGTGGAACTACCCGATGGTGCTCTCGATCGGCGATTCGATTCCGGCGCTGATAGCGGGCAACGCGGTGGTCCTCAAGCCGGACAGCCAGACCCCTTACTGCTCGTTGGCCAACGCCGAGTTGCTGTATCAGGCGGGCCTGCCGCGCGATGTCTTCGCCGTGGTACCCGGGCCCGGTTCTGTGGTCGGCACCGCGATCGTGAACAACTGCGATTACCTGATGTTCACCGGGTCCACCGCGACCGGGCGCAAGCTGGCCGAGCAGTGCGGCCGCCGGCTGATCGGCTTCTCTGCCGAGCTCGGCGGGAAGAACGCGATGATCGTCACGGCCGGCGCAGACCTCGAGAAGGTCGCCAAGGCCGCGACGCGGGCCTGCTTCTCCAACGCCGGGCAGTTGTGTATCTCGATCGAGCGGATCTACGTCGAGCGCTCGGTCGCGGCCGAATTCACCGCGGCGTTCGCCGCCGCGGTCGAGGCCATGACGGTCGGTCCGGCCTATGACTTCAGCCGCGAGATGGGGTCGCTGATCTCCGACGATCAGGTCAAGACGATGACCGACCACGTCGACGACGCCAAGCTGAAGGGCGCGACCGTGGTCGCCGGCGGCAATCCCCGGCCCGATCTCGGCCCGCGGTTCTTCGAGCCGACCGTGTTGACCGGGGTGAGCGAGGAGATGGTGTGTTGCCGCGACGAGACGTTCGGGCCGTTGGTGTCGATCTACCCGGTCGCCGACGTGGACGAGGCGGTGGCCCGGGCCAACGACACCGAGTATGGCCTCAACGCGAGTGTCTGGGCCGGTAGCCAGGCCGAGGGCGAGCAGATCGCCGCCCGGCTGCGCACCGGCACGGTCAACGTCGACGAAGGCTACGCTCCGGCTTTCGGCAGCACCGCGGCGCCGATGGGTGGCATGGGAGCCTCCGGGGTGGGTCGCCGGCACGGCGCGGAAGGCCTGCTCAAGTACACCGAGCCGCAGACGGTCGCGACCCAGCGGGTGTTGAGCCTGGACGCGCCGTTCGGTATCCCGGAAAGCTGGTGGCAGAACGCGTTGACCCCGCTGATCGACGTGACCCGCTTCCTGCCCGGGCGGTGA
- a CDS encoding SRPBCC family protein produces the protein MVDVHVPDTIYEVPVDIAFDYLNDYNSFKEFMFGVNHLEPISENTSGLGATFEGGMMLGPAHLKSTVKVIDWKQNELISMESIAGFDCTLQFSFAPLGESRSKVSSEVSYRLPGGIAGKLLGKTIQPFVAIATKHSVDNAAKHVPAYYARRRNSA, from the coding sequence ATGGTCGACGTACACGTTCCGGACACGATCTACGAGGTTCCGGTGGATATCGCGTTCGACTACCTGAACGACTACAACAGCTTCAAGGAGTTCATGTTCGGGGTCAATCACCTCGAACCGATCAGCGAGAACACCAGCGGGCTCGGCGCCACGTTCGAGGGCGGGATGATGCTCGGCCCGGCGCACCTGAAATCCACCGTGAAGGTGATCGACTGGAAGCAGAACGAGCTCATCTCCATGGAGTCGATCGCGGGTTTCGATTGCACCCTGCAGTTCAGCTTCGCCCCGCTCGGCGAGTCGCGGAGCAAGGTGTCCTCGGAAGTGTCCTACCGACTGCCGGGCGGAATCGCCGGCAAGTTGCTGGGCAAGACGATCCAGCCGTTCGTAGCGATCGCGACCAAGCACTCGGTGGACAACGCCGCCAAGCACGTACCCGCGTACTACGCCCGGCGCCGGAACTCCGCGTAA
- a CDS encoding copper resistance D family protein yields MEPRRRLLLLVPTTVLGVALGSAIVGDQHPSAAAVLRGLALGAASLVLGLAVLPRLSDDPRGAAGTPRWVGSVAGWWTGIELAGLLLGAADAGAGRLDRLSLGDFVDYLTQVNSGRIGALTVTTAALITGLATVAYRRDRPLPADLVAALAGLAIIARPATGHLAQQSFGAVLDAVHALAAAIWVGGLAALALTVRTRGGWAAALPRYSAWAARCLLVVGGTGVLDAGLQLRTVTALFETDYGHLILAKAAGLLVLAGLGWWWRRSWVGPAATHRMPAAGSVRRATLEVAVSTVVFGLAAVLATAA; encoded by the coding sequence GTGGAACCACGCCGACGGTTGCTGCTGCTCGTGCCCACCACCGTGCTCGGGGTGGCGCTCGGCTCGGCAATCGTCGGCGACCAGCACCCGTCCGCTGCCGCGGTGCTGCGCGGACTCGCCCTCGGGGCCGCGTCCCTGGTGCTCGGACTGGCGGTGTTGCCGCGCCTGTCCGACGATCCGCGCGGGGCGGCCGGTACGCCCCGGTGGGTCGGGTCGGTCGCCGGGTGGTGGACCGGGATCGAGCTGGCCGGCCTGCTGCTCGGTGCCGCCGACGCCGGCGCGGGACGGCTCGACCGATTGTCCCTGGGTGACTTCGTCGATTACCTGACCCAGGTCAACTCCGGCCGGATCGGCGCGCTCACGGTCACCACGGCAGCGTTGATCACCGGGCTGGCCACGGTCGCCTACCGGCGGGACCGGCCACTTCCGGCCGACCTGGTCGCGGCACTCGCCGGGTTGGCGATCATCGCCCGGCCGGCGACCGGGCACCTGGCTCAGCAATCGTTCGGCGCCGTGCTGGACGCGGTACACGCCCTCGCCGCGGCGATCTGGGTCGGCGGGCTGGCCGCGTTGGCACTGACGGTGCGCACCCGCGGCGGTTGGGCGGCGGCGCTGCCGCGCTACTCGGCGTGGGCGGCGCGCTGCCTGCTGGTGGTCGGCGGCACCGGCGTCCTCGACGCCGGACTACAGCTGCGAACCGTCACGGCGCTGTTCGAGACCGACTACGGCCACCTGATCCTGGCCAAGGCGGCCGGCCTGCTGGTGCTCGCCGGGCTCGGCTGGTGGTGGCGCCGCAGCTGGGTCGGCCCGGCCGCGACACACCGGATGCCGGCCGCGGGATCGGTGCGCCGGGCCACCCTGGAGGTCGCCGTGAGCACGGTGGTGTTCGGTCTGGCCGCGGTTCTGGCTACCGCCGCCTAG
- a CDS encoding copper resistance CopC family protein, with translation MRRARLLVPLFAALLAALGGTGTAQAHSVVTASTPADGAAISAGPPVATITFDEALQTGFAAMTVVGPDGNLWSRGEPRVHAATIEVDVGPLGPVGGYTIAYRVTSADGHVVSGTRAFTLTAAGTGTPGPPADTAAAGSGSGGPPLWPFLAIAVVVFAGALIFALRRPKRR, from the coding sequence GTGAGGCGAGCGCGCCTGCTCGTCCCGCTGTTCGCAGCGTTACTCGCCGCGCTCGGCGGGACCGGCACCGCCCAGGCGCATTCCGTGGTGACGGCGAGTACCCCGGCGGACGGCGCGGCGATCAGCGCCGGCCCCCCGGTCGCCACGATCACGTTCGACGAGGCTCTGCAGACCGGCTTCGCCGCCATGACCGTCGTCGGCCCGGACGGCAACCTGTGGTCGCGCGGAGAGCCCCGGGTGCACGCGGCGACGATCGAGGTCGACGTCGGTCCGCTCGGCCCGGTCGGCGGGTACACGATCGCCTACCGGGTGACCTCGGCGGACGGTCACGTGGTGAGCGGGACCCGGGCGTTCACCCTCACCGCGGCCGGTACCGGCACGCCGGGCCCGCCGGCGGACACGGCAGCCGCGGGTTCCGGCTCCGGTGGCCCGCCGCTCTGGCCGTTCCTGGCGATCGCCGTGGTGGTGTTCGCCGGTGCGCTGATCTTCGCGCTACGCCGGCCGAAACGTCGCTGA
- a CDS encoding YcnI family protein: MLTSSLRRALVPLPLLTAGLSLLGAGVADAHVSVDAPGAVPGGYTVLTFRVPTESDTASTTKVTVQLPGFASARTEPMAGWQSVVDKDGDAKATAVTWTADPGAGVGAGQFQRFVLSVGPLPDQPAVSFPATQTYSDGTVVEWNQPPNPDGSEPEHPAPELTPAASTTGGSDHHSVAAAPATGTAVDTSQASVADDDGMARWLGGAGLVLGTLGTALGLGSVLRRRA; encoded by the coding sequence ATGCTGACCAGCTCTCTTCGACGTGCCCTTGTCCCCCTGCCGTTGCTCACCGCCGGCCTGTCGCTGCTCGGCGCGGGCGTCGCCGACGCCCACGTGTCGGTCGATGCGCCCGGCGCCGTTCCCGGTGGCTACACCGTGCTCACCTTCCGGGTGCCGACCGAATCCGACACCGCCAGTACCACCAAAGTCACCGTCCAGTTGCCGGGCTTCGCCTCGGCGCGGACCGAGCCGATGGCCGGTTGGCAGTCGGTGGTGGACAAGGACGGCGACGCCAAGGCCACCGCGGTGACCTGGACCGCCGATCCCGGCGCCGGCGTCGGTGCCGGCCAGTTCCAGCGGTTCGTCCTCTCGGTCGGCCCGCTGCCGGACCAGCCGGCGGTGTCCTTCCCGGCGACCCAGACCTACAGCGACGGCACGGTCGTCGAATGGAACCAGCCGCCGAACCCGGACGGCAGCGAACCCGAGCACCCGGCGCCGGAACTCACGCCGGCAGCGAGCACCACCGGCGGCAGCGACCACCATTCGGTCGCCGCCGCGCCGGCGACCGGGACCGCGGTGGACACCTCGCAAGCAAGCGTCGCCGACGACGACGGCATGGCCCGCTGGCTCGGCGGCGCCGGTCTGGTGCTCGGCACGCTCGGTACCGCGCTCGGACTCGGTTCGGTGCTGCGGCGGCGGGCGTGA
- a CDS encoding DUF6474 family protein, whose amino-acid sequence MGLFSKRGRRARRKAEAKALARRAEAEAKISTKIERTRLRADLKSQKKRDEAQSKVDAARLAKVNAEKQVALKQAARAGRDPLSVSQVRKYLTIARMVTPVLAPIAYRAATFVRGQVEAKRAERLGVPVDELDQFTGSGARLSARISSAENSLAEIERRHPDDTETTDFATATRARLVNLTTAVQTAEPMPLARRRAAHQAISTELSGIEADLLARLGLH is encoded by the coding sequence ATGGGGCTGTTCAGCAAGCGCGGACGTCGAGCTCGGCGTAAGGCCGAAGCGAAGGCGCTGGCCCGCCGGGCCGAGGCGGAAGCGAAGATCAGCACGAAGATCGAACGCACTCGGTTGCGGGCCGACCTGAAGTCGCAGAAGAAACGCGACGAGGCGCAAAGCAAGGTGGACGCCGCCCGGCTCGCGAAAGTGAACGCCGAGAAGCAGGTCGCACTGAAGCAGGCGGCCCGCGCCGGCCGCGATCCGCTGAGCGTGAGCCAGGTGCGCAAATACCTGACGATCGCCCGGATGGTCACCCCGGTGTTGGCGCCGATCGCCTACCGCGCCGCCACCTTCGTCCGCGGCCAGGTGGAGGCCAAACGCGCCGAACGACTCGGTGTTCCCGTCGACGAACTCGACCAGTTCACCGGTTCGGGTGCGCGGCTCAGCGCCCGTATCTCCAGCGCGGAGAATTCGCTCGCCGAGATCGAGCGGCGCCACCCCGACGACACCGAGACCACCGACTTCGCCACGGCCACCCGCGCCCGGCTGGTCAATCTGACGACGGCCGTCCAAACCGCCGAACCGATGCCGCTGGCCCGGCGCCGGGCGGCCCATCAGGCGATCTCCACCGAGCTGTCCGGAATCGAGGCCGACCTGCTCGCGCGGCTCGGCCTGCACTGA
- a CDS encoding TM0106 family RecB-like putative nuclease, giving the protein MLSSCRHRLHLDRFDPAAAGLVESLGVRQRRDAALAYREQVRARLAAAAPDLVQIDPELSVAQRAAATLAACAAGADRIWGGLLPSDPTTGRRGGAELLLRDTAHGGYRPVIVVNHKVTDPIGDGAPPASRASTSSVFDWDPQPDHDRKVRPQQRDQLRLSHVYRMLQDQGLASPAAVGGVIGYGSDRVLVHDLTPVLPEYDRRLADRLAVARGQLRTEPSRVGECRDCSWWPRCSARLTELRDVSLVAPGSRADVLRAVEVRTVDELARYTGAAPPDWQYGAFDETVVTARAWLAGIPLIRRVERVAVHRADVEVDVDLESYQEHGAYLWGALYQDRYLPFVTWDPLPTADEGRSFAEFWTWLIGVRQRTHAAGRTFAAYCYSRTAEDRWMYASARRFAGRAGVPDEAEVRAFVDGPDWVDMYQAVNDQFICPQGKGLKKVAPVAGFAWRDPEAGGEASMQWYRAAVGYAGPDDPGQRRRLLEYNEDDVRATRRLREWMSEQADISVPFAGDLGPPS; this is encoded by the coding sequence ATGCTCAGCAGCTGTCGCCACCGGCTGCACCTCGATCGGTTCGATCCGGCTGCGGCGGGACTGGTCGAAAGTCTCGGCGTCCGGCAGCGCCGCGATGCCGCCCTCGCCTACCGGGAGCAGGTCCGCGCCCGGCTGGCGGCGGCCGCGCCCGACCTGGTGCAGATCGATCCGGAGCTGTCGGTGGCGCAGCGGGCGGCAGCCACCCTGGCCGCCTGTGCGGCGGGGGCCGACCGGATCTGGGGTGGCCTGCTGCCCAGCGATCCGACCACCGGCCGCCGGGGCGGGGCCGAGTTGCTGCTGCGCGATACCGCGCACGGCGGCTACCGACCGGTGATCGTGGTCAATCACAAGGTCACCGATCCGATCGGGGACGGGGCGCCGCCGGCGAGCCGCGCGTCGACCTCCAGCGTCTTCGACTGGGACCCGCAGCCCGATCACGACCGCAAGGTCCGCCCCCAGCAGCGGGATCAGCTTCGGTTGTCGCACGTCTACCGGATGTTGCAGGATCAGGGGCTGGCGAGCCCGGCGGCGGTCGGCGGAGTGATCGGCTACGGCTCCGATCGCGTGCTGGTGCACGACCTGACCCCGGTGCTACCGGAATACGATCGGCGGTTGGCCGACCGGCTTGCGGTTGCCCGGGGGCAGCTGCGCACCGAGCCGTCCCGGGTGGGGGAGTGCCGGGACTGCTCGTGGTGGCCGCGCTGTTCGGCTCGGCTGACCGAGTTGCGGGACGTGAGTCTGGTCGCGCCCGGCTCGCGCGCCGACGTGCTGCGTGCGGTCGAGGTGCGCACCGTCGACGAACTGGCCCGCTATACCGGTGCGGCGCCGCCGGATTGGCAGTACGGCGCGTTCGACGAGACGGTGGTCACCGCGCGCGCCTGGCTGGCCGGTATCCCGCTGATCCGGCGGGTGGAACGGGTCGCGGTGCACCGCGCCGACGTCGAGGTCGACGTGGACCTGGAGAGTTACCAGGAGCACGGCGCCTATCTCTGGGGGGCGCTGTATCAGGATCGCTACCTGCCCTTCGTCACCTGGGATCCGCTGCCGACCGCCGACGAGGGACGTTCGTTCGCCGAGTTCTGGACCTGGCTGATCGGGGTGCGGCAACGCACGCACGCGGCCGGGCGAACCTTCGCCGCCTACTGTTACTCACGCACCGCAGAGGATCGCTGGATGTATGCCTCGGCGCGACGGTTCGCCGGCCGAGCCGGGGTGCCGGACGAGGCGGAGGTGCGCGCGTTCGTCGACGGTCCGGACTGGGTGGACATGTATCAGGCGGTCAACGACCAGTTCATCTGCCCGCAGGGCAAAGGGCTGAAGAAGGTCGCGCCGGTGGCCGGTTTCGCGTGGCGTGATCCGGAAGCCGGGGGTGAGGCGTCGATGCAGTGGTATCGCGCGGCGGTCGGCTACGCCGGCCCGGACGACCCCGGCCAGCGGCGCCGGCTGCTCGAGTACAACGAGGACGACGTCCGCGCCACCCGGCGTCTGCGGGAGTGGATGAGCGAGCAGGCCGACATCAGCGTGCCGTTCGCCGGTGACTTGGGTCCGCCCAGCTGA